Proteins from a single region of Sesamum indicum cultivar Zhongzhi No. 13 linkage group LG5, S_indicum_v1.0, whole genome shotgun sequence:
- the LOC105161980 gene encoding 3-ketoacyl-CoA synthase 10-like: MPMATTQEFLSPEIFDRGIKQSGPDAGSPSFSVRVHRGLPDFLSSVNLKHVKLGYGYLINHGMYLTGVSILLVAFGTQIGKLTWDVCSFKNYNSMNMIPLLGFLCLLVYVCLDLTPRSTYLVDFACYLPPNEFKITKEEYIELAKKSGQFNDTSIKFQWRVLKNSGLGDETYLPRVVFQPGYKRNLKQGREEAAAAMFEVVDELLAATDIRSKDIRILVVNCGVLNTTPSLSAMLVNRYKLSHRIQSFNLGGMGCAAGINAVDLADDLLNAYPGSYALIVSTEVIGSTWYGGNELDMLLPNCFLRMGAAAVLLSNRRRDRWRSKYELKQLVRTHKAMDERSFKSIQLKEDSEGKEGLSVSKDVIEQGGNALKANITTLGPLVLPVSEQFYFFKSLLFKKTSTDKPYIPDYKLAFEHACILATSKKLLDEIQNNLELTDEYMEASRKTLERFGNTSSSSIWYELAYLEAKNKIKNGDRVWQLALGSGLKCNSVVWKAVRTVRQMKRKPWDEN, encoded by the exons ATGCCCATGGCAACAACACAGGAGTTCCTTTCACCAGAAATTTTTGACCGGGGCATCAAGCAGTCCGGTCCGGACGCCGGCTCCCCAAGTTTCTCAGTGCGGGTCCATCGTGGATTGCCCGATTTTCTTAGTTCTGTCAACTTAAAGCACGTGAAGCTTGGCTACGGCTATCTCATTAACCATGGCATGTATCTCACGGGCGTCTCGATTCTCCTCGTGGCCTTTGGTACACAAATTGGAAAGCTGACATGGGATGTTTGTTCCTTCAAGAATTACAACTCAATGAACATGATTCCTTTGTTGGGATTCCTGTGCTTGCTTGTGTATGTTTGTCTTGATCTCACTCCTCGTTCTACTTATTTGGTTGACTTTGCATGCTACCTTCCACCAAATGAATTTAAG ATAACGAAAGAAGAATACATAGAGCTAGCCAAAAAATCAGGCCAATTCAATGACACATCAATCAAATTTCAATGGAGAGTGCTCAAGAATTCCGGCCTAGGCGACGAAACCTACCTGCCCCGAGTAGTCTTCCAGCCCGGTTACAAAAGAAACCTGAAGCAGGGCAGGGAAGAGGCGGCGGCGGCGATGTTCGAGGTGGTGGACGAGCTCCTCGCCGCAACCGACATCCGCTCTAAAGATATAAGGATCCTCGTTGTCAACTGTGGAGTCCTCAACACTACCCCGTCTCTCTCCGCCATGCTGGTCAACCGCTACAAGCTCAGCCACAGAATCCAGAGCTTCAATCTCGGCGGCATGGGTTGCGCCGCTGGCATAAACGCCGTCGATCTCGCCGACGACCTCTTGAACGCCTACCCGGGCTCGTACGCCTTGATAGTAAGCACCGAAGTTATCGGTTCCACTTGGTATGGTGGGAATGAGCTGGATATGTTGCTCCCGAATTGCTTCCTCCGCATGGGGGCCGCCGCCGTGTTGCTCTCGAATCGCCGTCGGGATCGCTGGCGCTCCAAGTATGAGTTGAAACAG TTGGTAAGAACTCACAAAGCAATGGATGAAAGAAGCTTCAAGAGCATACAACTCAAGGAAGACTCGGAAGGAAAGGAGGGCCTGTCAGTGAGCAAAGATGTGATAGAACAAGGGGGGAATGCCCTTAAGGCCAACATCACCACACTAGGCCCTCTAGTGCTGCCGGTTTCCGAGCAATTCTACTTCTTCAAGTCACTACTTTTCAAGAAAACCAGCACCGACAAACCCTACATTCCCGACTACAAGCTAGCGTTCGAGCACGCCTGCATACTGGCGACGAGCAAGAAACTGCTGGACGAAATACAGAACAACTTGGAGCTGACGGACGAGTACATGGAAGCATCGAGGAAGACGTTGGAACGATTCGGCAACACCTCAAGCAGTAGCATTTGGTATGAACTGGCTTATTTGGAAGCCAAAAACAAGATCAAGAATGGAGATAGGGTTTGGCAACTGGCGCTTGGGTCTGGATTGAAGTGTAATAGTGTGGTGTGGAAGGCTGTTCGAACTGTTAGGCAAATGAAAAGGAAGCCGTGGGATGAGAACTAA
- the LOC105161981 gene encoding chloroplast envelope membrane protein-like isoform X3, whose amino-acid sequence MFFMSTSTVLCQHLMLDKKRVSGNCVSYCNASSVQLSCRRRRCGGVVPYARKSQGKRRNWWWRFFFDEDGNWLGLKDDAMLDAVESERGSGDDDSSENEKFEAWKRRVEAMVELREAQEEVKNEENRKWEDWLVDANSDDVGNGGSWFENSNGAVGRPGNDVGEAFIELRSERGLIKSVGDLVLGREDDDILYEDQVFRYASLKSAKFLAVLVILPWTLDFLVHDYVLVPFLDRYVKTVPLAAQMLDVRKNQKLEMVRALNTEKARYRLEVEIGKSPPLSDEELFLELRNKAIELRDEWRLENRKAFANIWSDMVFGVTLFILLYFYQNQVALLKFTGYKLVNNVSDTGKAFLIILITDIFLGYHSESGWQTLLEIIVEHYGFEVDQAAITIFVCLVPVIIDACVKLWVCLLSVLILRDLQRFAHYV is encoded by the exons AtgttcttcatgagcacttcAACGGTCTTATGCCAACATCTAATGTTGGACAAGAAAAGGGTCTCTGGGAATTGTGTTTCATACTGCAATGCTTCTTCGGTTCAATTGAGCTGTAGGAGGAGAAGATGTGGTGGGGTGGTTCCGTATGCTCGGAAAAGTCAAGGGAAGAGGAGAAATTGGTGGTGGAGATTCTTTTTTGATGAGGATGGGAATTGGCTTGGTTTGAAGGATGATGCTATGCTCGATGCAGTTGAATCAGAGAGGGGCTCTGGTGATGATGACTCGTCGGAGAATGAGAAGTTTGAGGCTTGGAAAAGGAGAGTTGAGGCAATGGTGGAATTGAGGGAAGCGCAGGAAGAGGTAAAGAATGAAGAGAATAGGAAGTGGGAGGACTGGCTTGTGGATGCAAATAGTGATGATGTTGGTAATGGGGGATCTTGGTTTGAAAACTCAAATGGTGCAGTTGGAAGACCTGGAAATGATGTGGGGGAAGCATTTATTGAACTGCGTTCTGAGAGAGGATTGATTAAGTCGGTGGGGGATCTAGTTCTGGGCAGAGAAGATGATGACATTTTGTATGAAGATCAAGTTTTCCGTTATGCCTCGCTGAAATCG GCTAAGTTTTTAGCAGTGCTGGTCATTCTGCCATGGACTTTGGATTTCTTGGTTCATGACTATGTTCTTGTGCCTTTCTTGGACAG ATATGTCAAGACTGTACCACTTGCTGCACAGATGCTTGATGtgaggaaaaatcaaaagctTGAAATGGTCAGGGCTCTGAATACTGAGAAAGCACGTTATCGGCTTGAAGTAGAGATTGGAAAATCTCCACCTCTTTCTGATGAGGAGCTTTTCTTGGAGCTACGAAATAAAGC GATAGAGCTTCGAGATGAGTGGAGGTTAGAGAACCGTAAAGCATTTGCTAACATCTGGTCAGATATGGTGTTTGGTGTCACATTATTCATTCTTCTATATTTCTATCAAAATCAA GTAGCTTTGTTGAAATTTACGGGCTATAAGTTAGTGAACAACGTTTCAGACACCGGGAAGGCATTTCTTATAATACTCATTAcagatatttttttagg ATACCATTCTGAATCTGGTTGGCAGACGTTGCTAGAGATTATAGTTGAGCATTATGGATTTGAGGTGGATCAGGCTGCCATAACCATATTTGTCTGCCTAGTTCCAGTTATAATTGATGCTTGTGTGAAGCTTTGGGTATGTCTCCTGTCCGTACTAATCCTTCGAGACTTGCAACGCTTTGCTCATT ATGTTTAA
- the LOC105161981 gene encoding chloroplast envelope membrane protein-like isoform X4, whose amino-acid sequence MFFMSTSTVLCQHLMLDKKRVSGNCVSYCNASSVQLSCRRRRCGGVVPYARKSQGKRRNWWWRFFFDEDGNWLGLKDDAMLDAVESERGSGDDDSSENEKFEAWKRRVEAMVELREAQEEVKNEENRKWEDWLVDANSDDVGNGGSWFENSNGAVGRPGNDVGEAFIELRSERGLIKSVGDLVLGREDDDILYEDQVFRYASLKSAKFLAVLVILPWTLDFLVHDYVLVPFLDRYVKTVPLAAQMLDVRKNQKLEMVRALNTEKARYRLEVEIGKSPPLSDEELFLELRNKAIELRDEWRLENRKAFANIWSDMVFGVTLFILLYFYQNQVALLKFTGYKLVNNVSDTGKAFLIILITDIFLGYHSESGWQTLLEIIVEHYGFEVDQAAITIFVCLVPVIIDACVKLW is encoded by the exons AtgttcttcatgagcacttcAACGGTCTTATGCCAACATCTAATGTTGGACAAGAAAAGGGTCTCTGGGAATTGTGTTTCATACTGCAATGCTTCTTCGGTTCAATTGAGCTGTAGGAGGAGAAGATGTGGTGGGGTGGTTCCGTATGCTCGGAAAAGTCAAGGGAAGAGGAGAAATTGGTGGTGGAGATTCTTTTTTGATGAGGATGGGAATTGGCTTGGTTTGAAGGATGATGCTATGCTCGATGCAGTTGAATCAGAGAGGGGCTCTGGTGATGATGACTCGTCGGAGAATGAGAAGTTTGAGGCTTGGAAAAGGAGAGTTGAGGCAATGGTGGAATTGAGGGAAGCGCAGGAAGAGGTAAAGAATGAAGAGAATAGGAAGTGGGAGGACTGGCTTGTGGATGCAAATAGTGATGATGTTGGTAATGGGGGATCTTGGTTTGAAAACTCAAATGGTGCAGTTGGAAGACCTGGAAATGATGTGGGGGAAGCATTTATTGAACTGCGTTCTGAGAGAGGATTGATTAAGTCGGTGGGGGATCTAGTTCTGGGCAGAGAAGATGATGACATTTTGTATGAAGATCAAGTTTTCCGTTATGCCTCGCTGAAATCG GCTAAGTTTTTAGCAGTGCTGGTCATTCTGCCATGGACTTTGGATTTCTTGGTTCATGACTATGTTCTTGTGCCTTTCTTGGACAG ATATGTCAAGACTGTACCACTTGCTGCACAGATGCTTGATGtgaggaaaaatcaaaagctTGAAATGGTCAGGGCTCTGAATACTGAGAAAGCACGTTATCGGCTTGAAGTAGAGATTGGAAAATCTCCACCTCTTTCTGATGAGGAGCTTTTCTTGGAGCTACGAAATAAAGC GATAGAGCTTCGAGATGAGTGGAGGTTAGAGAACCGTAAAGCATTTGCTAACATCTGGTCAGATATGGTGTTTGGTGTCACATTATTCATTCTTCTATATTTCTATCAAAATCAA GTAGCTTTGTTGAAATTTACGGGCTATAAGTTAGTGAACAACGTTTCAGACACCGGGAAGGCATTTCTTATAATACTCATTAcagatatttttttagg ATACCATTCTGAATCTGGTTGGCAGACGTTGCTAGAGATTATAGTTGAGCATTATGGATTTGAGGTGGATCAGGCTGCCATAACCATATTTGTCTGCCTAGTTCCAGTTATAATTGATGCTTGTGTGAAGCTTTGG TAA
- the LOC105161981 gene encoding proton extrusion protein PcxA-like isoform X1, with amino-acid sequence MFFMSTSTVLCQHLMLDKKRVSGNCVSYCNASSVQLSCRRRRCGGVVPYARKSQGKRRNWWWRFFFDEDGNWLGLKDDAMLDAVESERGSGDDDSSENEKFEAWKRRVEAMVELREAQEEVKNEENRKWEDWLVDANSDDVGNGGSWFENSNGAVGRPGNDVGEAFIELRSERGLIKSVGDLVLGREDDDILYEDQVFRYASLKSAKFLAVLVILPWTLDFLVHDYVLVPFLDRYVKTVPLAAQMLDVRKNQKLEMVRALNTEKARYRLEVEIGKSPPLSDEELFLELRNKAIELRDEWRLENRKAFANIWSDMVFGVTLFILLYFYQNQVALLKFTGYKLVNNVSDTGKAFLIILITDIFLGYHSESGWQTLLEIIVEHYGFEVDQAAITIFVCLVPVIIDACVKLWVCLLSVLILRDLQRFAHLTTHIVLQMFKFLPRLSPKVANIFQEMKRH; translated from the exons AtgttcttcatgagcacttcAACGGTCTTATGCCAACATCTAATGTTGGACAAGAAAAGGGTCTCTGGGAATTGTGTTTCATACTGCAATGCTTCTTCGGTTCAATTGAGCTGTAGGAGGAGAAGATGTGGTGGGGTGGTTCCGTATGCTCGGAAAAGTCAAGGGAAGAGGAGAAATTGGTGGTGGAGATTCTTTTTTGATGAGGATGGGAATTGGCTTGGTTTGAAGGATGATGCTATGCTCGATGCAGTTGAATCAGAGAGGGGCTCTGGTGATGATGACTCGTCGGAGAATGAGAAGTTTGAGGCTTGGAAAAGGAGAGTTGAGGCAATGGTGGAATTGAGGGAAGCGCAGGAAGAGGTAAAGAATGAAGAGAATAGGAAGTGGGAGGACTGGCTTGTGGATGCAAATAGTGATGATGTTGGTAATGGGGGATCTTGGTTTGAAAACTCAAATGGTGCAGTTGGAAGACCTGGAAATGATGTGGGGGAAGCATTTATTGAACTGCGTTCTGAGAGAGGATTGATTAAGTCGGTGGGGGATCTAGTTCTGGGCAGAGAAGATGATGACATTTTGTATGAAGATCAAGTTTTCCGTTATGCCTCGCTGAAATCG GCTAAGTTTTTAGCAGTGCTGGTCATTCTGCCATGGACTTTGGATTTCTTGGTTCATGACTATGTTCTTGTGCCTTTCTTGGACAG ATATGTCAAGACTGTACCACTTGCTGCACAGATGCTTGATGtgaggaaaaatcaaaagctTGAAATGGTCAGGGCTCTGAATACTGAGAAAGCACGTTATCGGCTTGAAGTAGAGATTGGAAAATCTCCACCTCTTTCTGATGAGGAGCTTTTCTTGGAGCTACGAAATAAAGC GATAGAGCTTCGAGATGAGTGGAGGTTAGAGAACCGTAAAGCATTTGCTAACATCTGGTCAGATATGGTGTTTGGTGTCACATTATTCATTCTTCTATATTTCTATCAAAATCAA GTAGCTTTGTTGAAATTTACGGGCTATAAGTTAGTGAACAACGTTTCAGACACCGGGAAGGCATTTCTTATAATACTCATTAcagatatttttttagg ATACCATTCTGAATCTGGTTGGCAGACGTTGCTAGAGATTATAGTTGAGCATTATGGATTTGAGGTGGATCAGGCTGCCATAACCATATTTGTCTGCCTAGTTCCAGTTATAATTGATGCTTGTGTGAAGCTTTGGGTATGTCTCCTGTCCGTACTAATCCTTCGAGACTTGCAACGCTTTGCTCATT TAACTACACATATTGTTCTGCAGATGTTTAAATTTCTGCCAAGATTATCCCCGAAGGTGGCCAATATTTTTCAGGAAATGAAGCGACATTAG
- the LOC105161981 gene encoding uncharacterized protein LOC105161981 isoform X5 — MFFMSTSTVLCQHLMLDKKRVSGNCVSYCNASSVQLSCRRRRCGGVVPYARKSQGKRRNWWWRFFFDEDGNWLGLKDDAMLDAVESERGSGDDDSSENEKFEAWKRRVEAMVELREAQEEVKNEENRKWEDWLVDANSDDVGNGGSWFENSNGAVGRPGNDVGEAFIELRSERGLIKSVGDLVLGREDDDILYEDQVFRYASLKSAKFLAVLVILPWTLDFLVHDYVLVPFLDRYVKTVPLAAQMLDVRKNQKLEMVRALNTEKARYRLEVEIGKSPPLSDEELFLELRNKAIELRDEWRLENRKAFANIWSDMVFGVTLFILLYFYQNQVALLKFTGYKLVNNVSDTGKAFLIILITDIFLGCLNFCQDYPRRWPIFFRK; from the exons AtgttcttcatgagcacttcAACGGTCTTATGCCAACATCTAATGTTGGACAAGAAAAGGGTCTCTGGGAATTGTGTTTCATACTGCAATGCTTCTTCGGTTCAATTGAGCTGTAGGAGGAGAAGATGTGGTGGGGTGGTTCCGTATGCTCGGAAAAGTCAAGGGAAGAGGAGAAATTGGTGGTGGAGATTCTTTTTTGATGAGGATGGGAATTGGCTTGGTTTGAAGGATGATGCTATGCTCGATGCAGTTGAATCAGAGAGGGGCTCTGGTGATGATGACTCGTCGGAGAATGAGAAGTTTGAGGCTTGGAAAAGGAGAGTTGAGGCAATGGTGGAATTGAGGGAAGCGCAGGAAGAGGTAAAGAATGAAGAGAATAGGAAGTGGGAGGACTGGCTTGTGGATGCAAATAGTGATGATGTTGGTAATGGGGGATCTTGGTTTGAAAACTCAAATGGTGCAGTTGGAAGACCTGGAAATGATGTGGGGGAAGCATTTATTGAACTGCGTTCTGAGAGAGGATTGATTAAGTCGGTGGGGGATCTAGTTCTGGGCAGAGAAGATGATGACATTTTGTATGAAGATCAAGTTTTCCGTTATGCCTCGCTGAAATCG GCTAAGTTTTTAGCAGTGCTGGTCATTCTGCCATGGACTTTGGATTTCTTGGTTCATGACTATGTTCTTGTGCCTTTCTTGGACAG ATATGTCAAGACTGTACCACTTGCTGCACAGATGCTTGATGtgaggaaaaatcaaaagctTGAAATGGTCAGGGCTCTGAATACTGAGAAAGCACGTTATCGGCTTGAAGTAGAGATTGGAAAATCTCCACCTCTTTCTGATGAGGAGCTTTTCTTGGAGCTACGAAATAAAGC GATAGAGCTTCGAGATGAGTGGAGGTTAGAGAACCGTAAAGCATTTGCTAACATCTGGTCAGATATGGTGTTTGGTGTCACATTATTCATTCTTCTATATTTCTATCAAAATCAA GTAGCTTTGTTGAAATTTACGGGCTATAAGTTAGTGAACAACGTTTCAGACACCGGGAAGGCATTTCTTATAATACTCATTAcagatatttttttagg ATGTTTAAATTTCTGCCAAGATTATCCCCGAAGGTGGCCAATATTTTTCAGGAAATGA
- the LOC105161981 gene encoding chloroplast envelope membrane protein-like isoform X2, with protein sequence MFFMSTSTVLCQHLMLDKKRVSGNCVSYCNASSVQLSCRRRRCGGVVPYARKSQGKRRNWWWRFFFDEDGNWLGLKDDAMLDAVESERGSGDDDSSENEKFEAWKRRVEAMVELREAQEEVKNEENRKWEDWLVDANSDDVGNGGSWFENSNGAVGRPGNDVGEAFIELRSERGLIKSVGDLVLGREDDDILYEDQVFRYASLKSAKFLAVLVILPWTLDFLVHDYVLVPFLDRYVKTVPLAAQMLDVRKNQKLEMVRALNTEKARYRLEVEIGKSPPLSDEELFLELRNKAIELRDEWRLENRKAFANIWSDMVFGVTLFILLYFYQNQVALLKFTGYKLVNNVSDTGKAFLIILITDIFLGYHSESGWQTLLEIIVEHYGFEVDQAAITIFVCLVPVIIDACVKLWMFKFLPRLSPKVANIFQEMKRH encoded by the exons AtgttcttcatgagcacttcAACGGTCTTATGCCAACATCTAATGTTGGACAAGAAAAGGGTCTCTGGGAATTGTGTTTCATACTGCAATGCTTCTTCGGTTCAATTGAGCTGTAGGAGGAGAAGATGTGGTGGGGTGGTTCCGTATGCTCGGAAAAGTCAAGGGAAGAGGAGAAATTGGTGGTGGAGATTCTTTTTTGATGAGGATGGGAATTGGCTTGGTTTGAAGGATGATGCTATGCTCGATGCAGTTGAATCAGAGAGGGGCTCTGGTGATGATGACTCGTCGGAGAATGAGAAGTTTGAGGCTTGGAAAAGGAGAGTTGAGGCAATGGTGGAATTGAGGGAAGCGCAGGAAGAGGTAAAGAATGAAGAGAATAGGAAGTGGGAGGACTGGCTTGTGGATGCAAATAGTGATGATGTTGGTAATGGGGGATCTTGGTTTGAAAACTCAAATGGTGCAGTTGGAAGACCTGGAAATGATGTGGGGGAAGCATTTATTGAACTGCGTTCTGAGAGAGGATTGATTAAGTCGGTGGGGGATCTAGTTCTGGGCAGAGAAGATGATGACATTTTGTATGAAGATCAAGTTTTCCGTTATGCCTCGCTGAAATCG GCTAAGTTTTTAGCAGTGCTGGTCATTCTGCCATGGACTTTGGATTTCTTGGTTCATGACTATGTTCTTGTGCCTTTCTTGGACAG ATATGTCAAGACTGTACCACTTGCTGCACAGATGCTTGATGtgaggaaaaatcaaaagctTGAAATGGTCAGGGCTCTGAATACTGAGAAAGCACGTTATCGGCTTGAAGTAGAGATTGGAAAATCTCCACCTCTTTCTGATGAGGAGCTTTTCTTGGAGCTACGAAATAAAGC GATAGAGCTTCGAGATGAGTGGAGGTTAGAGAACCGTAAAGCATTTGCTAACATCTGGTCAGATATGGTGTTTGGTGTCACATTATTCATTCTTCTATATTTCTATCAAAATCAA GTAGCTTTGTTGAAATTTACGGGCTATAAGTTAGTGAACAACGTTTCAGACACCGGGAAGGCATTTCTTATAATACTCATTAcagatatttttttagg ATACCATTCTGAATCTGGTTGGCAGACGTTGCTAGAGATTATAGTTGAGCATTATGGATTTGAGGTGGATCAGGCTGCCATAACCATATTTGTCTGCCTAGTTCCAGTTATAATTGATGCTTGTGTGAAGCTTTGG ATGTTTAAATTTCTGCCAAGATTATCCCCGAAGGTGGCCAATATTTTTCAGGAAATGAAGCGACATTAG